Below is a window of Herminiimonas arsenicoxydans DNA.
CGCAGGCATTCCTCGCGCGCCCTGGCCAAATTGATCAGCGCATCTGGCGCTGCCATTCCCCGATTGATGACCTGGTAAAACCTTGCCATGCGTTGCAACAACATGCGCTGACGCGCGGAAATATTAACCAGATATGCGGCTGTCGTACCCGACGATTTTAGTTGCACGGGGACCGTATACGCCCGCGCCAGCACTTCCTCGCTGATCACCATCGCTGCGCTGGCATCCAGCCGATTCGGCGCATTGCCTGTCAATGCGCTTTCGCAATGTCCCTCACACCTTCCGCAGTTCCGCCTGCGTCACAGCGGACCGTAGCGCTAGCCAAACTGATGCGCGCTCATGCGCCA
It encodes the following:
- a CDS encoding Hypothetical protein (Evidence 5 : No homology to any previously reported sequences) is translated as MVISEEVLARAYTVPVQLKSSGTTAAYLVNISARQRMLLQRMARFYQVINRGMAAPDALINLARAREECLRAVRCGVPASVPARIRCNWHCVRS